The sequence GAGAGGAGGGCATGTCTGCCAGTTTCACCACTCTACAGTATGATTATGAGATCAAATTTAGTAGAATAGTCATTTTATTAAAAATAATTCAATATTTTCGTTAAATATTTACACCTAAATAAATTTCAAACGTTTTAAATTGAAAAATTCGTAATTCAACCCTTTCGATATGAGTAAAAATTATGATATTGATAACGTCGATTTGAAAATCCTCAACATTCTATCAGAAGATGCTAAAATGCCTTACACTGAAGTCGCTAAAAAAGTATTCGTATCTGGCGGTACTGTGCATGTGAGAATGAAAAAACTAGAGGAAATGGGGATCGTTAAAGGTACAACCCTAAAAATCGACTATGGAAAGCTAGGGTATGACATCACATGCTTTTTAGGGATTTACCTGGAGAAAAGTTCACTTTATGATAGAGTGGTGAGTGAGTTAAAAGAGATCTCGGAAATTGCAACTATTAGGTACACTACTGGTAACTATAACATCTTCTGCAAGATTTATTGTAAAGACACGCAACATCTAAAGGATGTTCTTCATGATAAAATTCAAAAAGTAGATGGAATAGAAAGCACCGAAACCTTTATTTCATTGGAGGAAAGTGTGAATAAACACCTCACTTTTTAAAAAATTAAGCTTGCTATGAACCTTCTTTCAAGATCCTTGTTCTTATTTAGAATTGCTATAAATAAGATATACCTTTGCATTCTTGAAACGAAGGAAATAGATGAGTACTGACGATCAAATTTTAGAAGAATTTACCTCCAAAGAATACGAACACGGGTGGTCCGTAGATTTTGAAGCTGATGAAGCCCCTTTAGGAATCAATGAAGATATTGTTCGTTTCATTTCTGCAAAGAAAGAAGAACCTCAATGGCTTCTGGACTGGAGACTAAAGGCATTTGATCAGTGGAAGAAAATGACTGAGCCTAAATGGGCAAACATTAACTATCCCGGAGTTGACTATCAAGCCATCAGGTATTATTCCGCTCCTAAACAAGATAAAAAACCCAAAAGCCTTGAAGAGGTAGATCCAGAACTTCTAAAGACTTTCGAACGTCTCGGTATTTCACTCACTGAGCAAAAAAGGCTTACGGGTGTCGCTGTAGATGCCGTAATTGACTCAGTGTCAGTAGCTACTACTTTTAAGGATAAACTATCAGAACTCGGCGTAATATTCTGTTCATTCAGTGAAGCAGTACACGAACACCCGGAATTGATAAAAAAATATTTGGGTTCTGTTGTCCCAGCCAACGATAATTATTTTGCTGCTTTAAATTCTGCCGTATTCTCTGACGGTTCCTTCTGTTACATACCCAAAGGCGTAAGGTGTCCAATGGAGCTTTCAACCTATTTCCGCATCAATGCGGCAAATACAGGACAATTTGAAAGAACACTTATTGTAGCAGACGATGAAAGTTATGTAAGCTACCTAGAAGGATGTACTGCCCCACAAAGGGATGAAAACCAACTGCATGCTGCTGTTGTAGAAATCTATGCAGCCAAAAATGCCGAAGTAAAATATTCAACGGTACAGAACTGGTACCCAGGAGACAAAAACGGAAAAGGCGGTATTTACAATTTCGTAACCAAAAGAGGGATTTGTGCAGGTGATCATGCTAAGATCTCATGGACACAGGTAGAGACTGGATCTGCAATCACCTGGAAATATCCATCTTGTATCTTAAAAGGAGATAATTCGGTAGGTGAATTCTATTCAGTAGCTGTAACCAATAATTATCAACAAGCCGATACGGGTACCAAAATGGTTCATATTGGTAAGAATACTAGGTCCAGAATAGTTTCTAAAGGAATATCTGCTGGTAAATCTCAGAATAGCTATCGTGGGCAAGTAGAAATAATGAAGCGCGCTGAGAATGCAAGAAACTTCTCACAATGCGATTCATTGTTGATGGGTGATCAGTGTGGTGCTCATACATTCCCATACATAGACCTTAAGAATAAAACAGCACAGGTAGAGCATGAAGCTACCACCTCCAAGATTGGAGAAGATCAAATCTTCTATTGCCAACAACGAGGGATCGACGAAGAAACTGCTGTAGCACTCATTGTAAATGGGTTTGCGAAAGAAGTAATGAACAAACTCCCAATGGAGTTTGCTGTGGAAGCTCAAAAATTGTTGGCGCTCACCCTGGAAGGAAGCGTCGGATAAGTCAACTCAACATACGTATGATAAGTATCAAAAACTTACAAGCCTCTATTGAGGACAAGGAAATACTCAAAGGCATTGATCTGGAAGTAAAAGCAGGCGAAGTACATGCTATCATGGGACCAAATGGTTCAGGTAAAAGTACATTAGCATCTGTTCTGGCAGGAAGAGAAGACTATGATGTTACTGGAGGATCAGTGACTTTCGAAGGAAATGACCTACTAGAATTGAGCCCAGAAGAAAGAGCTCAAAAAGGAATATTCCTGGCCTTTCAATACCCTGTTGAAATACCAGGAGTGTCCACAACAAACTTTTTGAAAACTGCTCTCAATCAAGTGAGAGAAGCTAGAGGAGAAAAAGCACTTGACGCAGTTCATTTCCTTAAGCGCATGAAGGAAAAAATGAAGCTAGTCGATATCGACCAAGCCCTGCTGAGCAGATCATTGAACGAAGGATTCTCCGGTGGTGAAAAGAAAAGGAATGAAATTTTTCAAATGGCTATGTTAGAGCCTAAGCTTTCGATCCTTGATGAGACAGACTCAGGACTGGATATCGATGCATTGAAGATTGTTGCAGATGGAGTAAACAAATTAAAGACAGAAAACACCGCTTCAATAGTGGTAACACACTATCAAAGACTTCTCGATTACATCGTCCCTGATTATGTACATGTCCTTTACAAAGGAAGAATAGTGAAATCCGGAGATAAGAGCTTAGCATTAGAGTTAGAAGAAAAAGGATACGATTGGATTAAGGAAGAAGTAGCTGCAGTATGATTATGGAAACTTCTACAATATTAGATAGTCTTACTACTTCCTTTCAAGGCAATCAAGTTCAAGAAGATGCCCTAAAGATGTTGAATGAAATAGGGCTTCCGCACAAGAAGTCTGAAGCCTATAAATTCACACCTGTCACTTCTTTGCTTGAAAAGAACATTGATTTCAGCTTAGAAGGGAAAAGCATATTTGATTCCGAGAAGCTTTACAAGGAAGATGGAAGTCACCTTGTTTTTATCAACGGTGAACTATCGATTGAGCAGTCTACTATTTCAAATGATGTAACCTATGAGGTCGCGGAAGTTTCTAAAGGAAAGCATGACCCTTTAAGTTTATTGAATACGGCTTATGCAAAGCAGGAAGTAAGAATCTTGTCAAATCAAGAAGCTTCTGTATTCATTTATCATTTTAACTCTAATGGGATTTCCAATCCACGCATTAAAGTCAATGTACAGGATGGTCATACATTCAGAGTCATCGAAAAATTGATCACTCCTACAGACTCAAAAACCTTCACCAATTCCTATATTGAATTTGAGGTTGGAAAAAATGCTTTTGGATATCACACAAAAGTTCAAAACTACAATACCGAAACATTTAGTCACGAGACGGTAATAGCCAACGTGTCTAGAGATTCGCACTTCTACAACAACACATTTTCCTTTGAAGGAGCCATGGTTAGAAATAACCTGACAATCAATCTAGACGCTGAAAACTGTGAAGGTCATATGTATGGCTTATTTCTGCTCGATAAAAAATCTCATGTAGACAACAACACATCTGTTGACCACATGAAACCCAACTCGTATAGCAATGAGCTTTACAAAGGAATTCTGGATGAAAAATCAACGGGAGTTTTTAATGGGAAAATTTATGTGCGACAAGATGCACAGAAAACAAACGCATTTCAGTCCAACAACAACATTTTACTTTCTGAAGACGCGACGCTTCATACCAAGCCTCAATTAGAAATTTGGGCAGATGATGTGAAATGCTCGCATGGATGTACTTCTGGTCAATTGGATGAGGATGCTATTTTCTATTTAAGAGCTAGAGGAATTAATGAAAAAAGCGCGAAAGCGATGATTCTCAATGCTTTTGCACGAGAGACTATGGAGCATGTAAAAGTGGAGTCTGTTATTTCGGAAGTTCAACAATTGATCGATAAAAAATTAAGCTAATGAGTACGGCTACAGCATCGCTTGATATCGAAAAGATCAGAAGTCAATTCCCTGTTCTTGACCAAGAGGTGAATGGAAAACCTTTGATCTATTTTGACAATGCGGCTACTTCCCAAACAGCAAAAGCAGTAGTTGATTCATTGATCCAATTTTACGAAAAAGATCACGCAAATATTCATCGAGGTATTCACACCTTAGCTGAACGTTCTACAAAAGCATTTGAAGAGACGCGTGAGCGAGTTCAGCAGTTTATAAATGCTGCAGAAGCTGATGAAATCATCTTCACAAAAGGAACGACCGAAAGCATCAATTTAGTTGCCCAATCATGGGGCTCTAAATTCCTGAAAAAAGGTGATGAGATACTGGTATCACAACTGGAGCATCATTCCAATATTGTCCCTTGGCAACTAGCTGCTGAAAAAGTAGGTGCCGTGATCAAAGTCATTCCAATCAACGAAAAAGGAGAAATCTTAGTTGATGCTTACAAAAAACTACTGAATAAGAGAACTGCTCTTGTGGCAGTGAATTTTGTTTCTAATTCCCTGGGGACAATTAATCCCGTAAAAGAAATCATTGATGCAGCTCAACAGTTTGACGCTATTACGTTGATTGATGCAGCTCAAGCGGCACCTCATGTAAAGCTCGATGTTCAAGAACTGGATTGCGATTTTCTCGCCTTGTCTAGTCATAAGATGTACGGGCCGACTGGCGTTGGTGTTCTTTATGGGAAAAGGGATATGTTAGAAGCCATCCCTCCGTATCAAGGAGGTGGTGAAATGATTAAAGACGTTTCATTTGATGGCACCACATTTAATGACATCCCTTACAAGTTTGAAGCAGGCACACCAAATATTGGAGAAGTAATCGCCTTCAAATACGCCATGGACTTCATCGATGGACTAGGGCATGAAAACATAGCCGAATATGAACATGAGCTATTGACTTACGCTACTGAGAAACTGGAAGAAATTCCTGGCTTCAATGCGATAGGGACGGCAGACAACAAAGCGAGTGTTATTTCATTTTTATTGGATGATGTCCACCCGTATGATCTTGGTCAACTCTTAGACGCCAGAGGCATTGCTGTCCGAACAGGGCATCATTGTACTCAGCCACTGATGGATTACCTACAGATTGATGGAACTGTAAGGGCTTCATTTGCGGTTTACAATACCAAAGAAGAAATAGACATCTTTTGTGAGGCAGTGGAAAACATTGTGAAGAAATTTAGCTGATGGATCAGATCAAGCAACGTCAGGAAGAGATTATTGAGGAGTTCTCCATGCTAGATGGGGATATGGAAATGACGCTGGATTACATCATGGAACTTGGCGCTGAATTAGGAGAATTTCCAGAGGAATATAGACTTGATGACAACATCGTCAAAGGCTGCCAATCCAAAGTGTGGATGACGGCTCAACTGGATAATGAGAGAGTTCAATTCAGAGCTGACTCCAATACAGCCATCACAAAAGGTCTGGTAAGCTTGTTAGTTAGGGTACTGAGTCAATCACCTCCAACAGATGTGATGAATGCAGAGATTTACTTTCCCAAGCAAATAGGCATGGATAGATTCATAGGCACACAAAGGTCTAATGGGTTTGCCGCAATGATCAAGCAAATGAAAATGTATGCGTTAGCGCTTACTGCAAAGCAAGAATCATGAGTGAAACGAAAACAAATAACGATATTCTCGCACTGAAGGAAGAGGTGGTACGTGCCATCAAAAATGTATTTGACCCTGAGATCCCCGTTGATGTCTATGAATTGGGACTTATCTATGAGATCAATATTCTACCTATTAATAATGTAGAGATTATCATGACATTGACGTCTCCCTCCTGCCCTGCTGCTGAGAGTATCCCCAGCGAAATAGAAATGAACGTGAAGGCTGTAGAGAGTGTTAACGATGTGAATATAGAATTGACCTTTGATCCACCTTATGCTACAGAGATGATGTCTGAGGAAGCTAAGTTGGAACTTGGTTTTATGTAATAAATAAAAATTAAACAATACGAATATGTACCCTGCGGAATTAGTAGCTCCGATGAAAGCTCAACTTACTCAAAATGGATTCGAAGATTTAACTTCTGCTGATGCAGTTGTGAATCATCTGACAGATCATAAAGGAACATCACTTTTAGTGATCAACTCAGTATGTGGATGTGCCGCTGGTACATGCCGACCTGGCGTTTTACGCTCTCTTGAAAAGTCAGAGAAGAAGCCGGATAATCTGACAACCGTATTTGCGGGTTTTGATCTAGACGCAACGCGAAAGGCGCGTGAATTCACGCTTCCTTTTCCTCCATCATCACCGGCTATCGCTTTATTCAAAGATGGCGAGCTAGCACATATGGTGGAAAGACACCACATTGAAGGAAGATCTGCTGAGATGATCGCAGATCACCTGGAGCAGGTATACGAAGAGTTCTGCTAGATCGCGAAGCAACAATTATTTAAATCCCCTATTCATAAATTATGGATAGGGGATTATTTTTTCCAGATCTCAAATCCAAGCTCATCCATATAACTTTGCCGCTGTACGATGAGTGCCTTGGGCACACCCTTTTCTTTAATGGGAGCTATGCCATAATCATAGACCAGGTAGTAAAGTGCGGTATCTGTCTTGAAAAGGCTATTGAAAAATTGATAGTTATAGCCCATTTCATCAAGCACTTCTTTTCTCACCGTAGCTTTCCCTATAGGACAAAGCGTCTTAAGTATTCTTCGGTTTTTCCGGAGGATGACATTGATTTCTTTGATGTAGCGTTCATCTTCAGATTTGTGTTGGTTGTTGTAGGAATTCCTACAATAGGCGTCACAAAACTTCTTATCCATACGTCCGGCCAGCCCTTTACCACAATTAAGGCATGCATTGGAGGAGAAATTATCCATTTTATTAAATACTTATGTCAATAATAAAAGGGTTATTTACTGCGATGAAAAATTCTCCTTGTACCACACGTACAGCTTCAGAATATCAACTAGCTGTTCGGCTAATGAACGAAAAGCTTGTTTCGATGAGATATAGTCCTTCAACACAACGAACTTACGCTTCCATGTTCAGGGGTTTTCTCTCCTGCACTTATCCCCTACCGCTTCATCAGGTATCTAGGCAGCACATCATTCAATACCATACTCAATTAATACACCTCAAAAACATCTCAAAAACATCTCAAGATCTTATCAGAATCAGAGTATCAATGCTATAAAGTTTTACTTAGAGCATGTACTGGGTCAAGACCCGCAGTATTTTTCTCTGGATAGACCTAAAAAGCAACAAAAACTACCTCATGTACTCAGCATGGAGGAAGTAGGTCTTATTCTGCAAAACACACCCAACCTAAAACATAAAGCATTACTTACAGTCTTGTATTCGGCAGGTTTGCGTGTGGGTGAATTACTTAGCTTAAAAATTACAGACATTGACGCTGACCACATGCGGATATGGGTGAGAGAAGGCAAAGGATGTAAAGATAGGCTGACGACTTTGTCTCCTCACCTACTGAAACTACTACGTCTGTATTATCAGCGATATCGACCTGAAAATTATTTATTTGAGGGATCTGCGGGCCATCAATATTCCTCCACGAGTGTCCGGAAAGTTTTGAATCGAGCCTCTCTAAAAGCCGGAATTAAGAAAAAGGTAAAACCTCATACATTGAGGCATAGTTTTGCAACACATCTTCTGGAGCAAGGCACGAATCTTAGGTATATTCAAAGCTTGCTTGGTCATGGCAGCTCAAAAACCACAGAGATCTATACCCATGTGAGCAGCAGAAATTTGGAAGATATCAAGAGCCCATTGGACAGTATGGTTTCGAAAAGTATATTTGAAAGGTAGATAAACAACATAATGTTGTTTACATTAATGTTATGCTCAATTGCAAGACCGAACTAATATCATGAGTTGCGACAAATTTTTTTGATCTTTGAGGGATGGCAAAAAACAGTGCACGAAATTATTCTCAACTTACAATCAAACGCCTTTATGGTTTGTCAAGGAATAATTGTGCATTCCCTAGTTGTCCAGTCGAACTACTAAGTTCGGAAGACGAAACCAATTTTTCGAATATTTGTCATATTGAGGATGCAAACCCAAGCTTGCATAAATCAGATCGCTACAATCCAAATATGACAGATGATGAAAGAAGAGATTTTAAGAACTTACTCCTTCTTTGCCCTAATCACCATATCGAGACAAATGACATAGAGAAATATACCGTGAAAGTACTTCGGGACATGAAGAGGAATCACGAGTCTCAAACAAAACAAAAATTATCTGGGAAAGATTTAATTGGTAAACACCCATCTGCTTTAAATACGGTTATCGGCCACATTGGGACTGATTTTTTTGGTGATAATTTGCCAGATGAACCTATAACGGCTCCTAATCCAGAATTGAAGATTCAGTTTAATCATGTAATCCAATACAGGCCAATAATTGAAGAATACAGTGCCTATCAGGGGAGACTTAGTAAGATTTACGATGAAATCGAAAGAATCGGGTCAACTAAAAAAGAACTCGTCTTAAGAAATATTAAAAAATTGTATCTCAAAGAAAAAGGCAAGTACAACTCATTTGATGAGATTAAAGAAAATGCTGATTCAATATTTTCCAATGTTGAGAGTGAACTTTGGGAACTAATAGATAAAAGTGATAATACCAACAATGATTTACCAATCGAAGCAATTGAGATTAGCCTTCTTGTAATTATGGTTGATGCATTTATGCGATGTAATATTTTAGAAGAACCACCTAAAGCATGATTTTAGATAGAAATATTCATCCAGAAAGAGATTTATATTTCCTTGGTGGTCAACTCATTGATTACCTTGATAAATATGAGAAGGAAGAGATTGATTTTTTTGATCTTTATATTGTTGCAAACAAGGATCAAAGTTTAACCATGAATTTATACACTCTGGTATTAGACTGGTTGTTCATTTTGGGTATTATTAAAAAAGGCAAAAACGGGATGCTCCAAAAATGTTTCTAGAAAATCTGAAAATAGAAAAGAGGAGTGAAATCATCAGAGATATAACCTTTCGTAAGGGTATAAACTTTATTGTTGACGAAACACCTGAAAATCAAAATCAACAGTCAACCGGAAATAACGTTGGAAAAACAACTGTTTTAAGACTAGTCGACTATTGCTTTGGTGCAGACGGTAAAAACATATATCAAGACACTGAATTTAAGAAGCAACCCAATACAACTGTCGAGAATTTCCTTAAAGACAATGAAGTCATTATTTCCATCACCCTGGTTGATGACATTAGCAACCCAACTAAAAAAGTCTTGATAAGAAGGAATTTTCTACCTAGAAAAAGGAAGATACAAGAAGTTGATGGTCAAAATATTATTAATGACAAGGACTTTGAACACAGATTGAAGGAAGTCATCTTTAACACTCAGGTAAGGGAACCTAGGTTTAGACAAATTATTTCAAAAAACATTCGGGATGAGAAGAATAAAATGGGCAACATTGTCCGGGTCCTCAATTCCTTTGCTTCTAACGAAGTGTATGAGGCGTTGTTTTTGTTTTGGCTCGGAATAGGTACTGATGAACTAGCTGAAAAACAGAGATTGTCTGATGAGAAAAAAAGAGAAGAACAATTTCAAAGAAGGCTTAAAAAAGAAGGTGAATTATCTTTAATCGTTCAACAACTCTCCTTTCTTAATGATAAAATTGAAGAATTAGAAAAGGAGAAAAGAACTTTCAGTATTAATGAAAATTATAGTACAGATGTTGATGATTTAAATAACGTAAAGTTAAGTTTAAACAAGGCATCAAGCGAGTTGAGTAGACTTGAGATGAGGAAAAGCTTAATCACTGAAAGCAAGGAGGAGTTGGAAAAAGAAGTCACCAAATTGGACGTTTCTCATGTTGCTTCTTTATACAATAAAGCCAAATCTCTTATTCCAGAAATACAAGCTTCATTTGAAGAGACAGTTCGCTTTCATAATGAATTGATTGTAGAAAAGCTCGAATACATTACTAAAGAGCTGCCTGAATTAGAACAGTCAATTAAGAAATTGAGAAATGAGATTCTCAACCTTCGAACTAAGGAAGATGACCTTTCTGAAAAATTACAAAAATCTGGTGTTACAGAAGATTTAGAGCGAATAGTCATAGATCTCAACAAGCAGTTTGAAAGGAAAGGAAATCTTGATGAGCAAAAACGACTGTGGGAGTCTTCCAACGAGAAATTATCGAGAATTGATACAGAACTCATTTCCATAAATCAAGGGATTTCCTCTAAGGATGAATTAATTCAAAGTAGAATACGAGACTTCAATAAGTAT is a genomic window of Marinobacter alexandrii containing:
- a CDS encoding winged helix-turn-helix transcriptional regulator — translated: MSKNYDIDNVDLKILNILSEDAKMPYTEVAKKVFVSGGTVHVRMKKLEEMGIVKGTTLKIDYGKLGYDITCFLGIYLEKSSLYDRVVSELKEISEIATIRYTTGNYNIFCKIYCKDTQHLKDVLHDKIQKVDGIESTETFISLEESVNKHLTF
- the sufB gene encoding Fe-S cluster assembly protein SufB, with protein sequence MSTDDQILEEFTSKEYEHGWSVDFEADEAPLGINEDIVRFISAKKEEPQWLLDWRLKAFDQWKKMTEPKWANINYPGVDYQAIRYYSAPKQDKKPKSLEEVDPELLKTFERLGISLTEQKRLTGVAVDAVIDSVSVATTFKDKLSELGVIFCSFSEAVHEHPELIKKYLGSVVPANDNYFAALNSAVFSDGSFCYIPKGVRCPMELSTYFRINAANTGQFERTLIVADDESYVSYLEGCTAPQRDENQLHAAVVEIYAAKNAEVKYSTVQNWYPGDKNGKGGIYNFVTKRGICAGDHAKISWTQVETGSAITWKYPSCILKGDNSVGEFYSVAVTNNYQQADTGTKMVHIGKNTRSRIVSKGISAGKSQNSYRGQVEIMKRAENARNFSQCDSLLMGDQCGAHTFPYIDLKNKTAQVEHEATTSKIGEDQIFYCQQRGIDEETAVALIVNGFAKEVMNKLPMEFAVEAQKLLALTLEGSVG
- the sufC gene encoding Fe-S cluster assembly ATPase SufC: MISIKNLQASIEDKEILKGIDLEVKAGEVHAIMGPNGSGKSTLASVLAGREDYDVTGGSVTFEGNDLLELSPEERAQKGIFLAFQYPVEIPGVSTTNFLKTALNQVREARGEKALDAVHFLKRMKEKMKLVDIDQALLSRSLNEGFSGGEKKRNEIFQMAMLEPKLSILDETDSGLDIDALKIVADGVNKLKTENTASIVVTHYQRLLDYIVPDYVHVLYKGRIVKSGDKSLALELEEKGYDWIKEEVAAV
- the sufD gene encoding Fe-S cluster assembly protein SufD, which produces METSTILDSLTTSFQGNQVQEDALKMLNEIGLPHKKSEAYKFTPVTSLLEKNIDFSLEGKSIFDSEKLYKEDGSHLVFINGELSIEQSTISNDVTYEVAEVSKGKHDPLSLLNTAYAKQEVRILSNQEASVFIYHFNSNGISNPRIKVNVQDGHTFRVIEKLITPTDSKTFTNSYIEFEVGKNAFGYHTKVQNYNTETFSHETVIANVSRDSHFYNNTFSFEGAMVRNNLTINLDAENCEGHMYGLFLLDKKSHVDNNTSVDHMKPNSYSNELYKGILDEKSTGVFNGKIYVRQDAQKTNAFQSNNNILLSEDATLHTKPQLEIWADDVKCSHGCTSGQLDEDAIFYLRARGINEKSAKAMILNAFARETMEHVKVESVISEVQQLIDKKLS
- a CDS encoding cysteine desulfurase, producing the protein MSTATASLDIEKIRSQFPVLDQEVNGKPLIYFDNAATSQTAKAVVDSLIQFYEKDHANIHRGIHTLAERSTKAFEETRERVQQFINAAEADEIIFTKGTTESINLVAQSWGSKFLKKGDEILVSQLEHHSNIVPWQLAAEKVGAVIKVIPINEKGEILVDAYKKLLNKRTALVAVNFVSNSLGTINPVKEIIDAAQQFDAITLIDAAQAAPHVKLDVQELDCDFLALSSHKMYGPTGVGVLYGKRDMLEAIPPYQGGGEMIKDVSFDGTTFNDIPYKFEAGTPNIGEVIAFKYAMDFIDGLGHENIAEYEHELLTYATEKLEEIPGFNAIGTADNKASVISFLLDDVHPYDLGQLLDARGIAVRTGHHCTQPLMDYLQIDGTVRASFAVYNTKEEIDIFCEAVENIVKKFS
- a CDS encoding SufE family protein, which encodes MDQIKQRQEEIIEEFSMLDGDMEMTLDYIMELGAELGEFPEEYRLDDNIVKGCQSKVWMTAQLDNERVQFRADSNTAITKGLVSLLVRVLSQSPPTDVMNAEIYFPKQIGMDRFIGTQRSNGFAAMIKQMKMYALALTAKQES
- a CDS encoding iron-sulfur cluster assembly protein, translating into MSETKTNNDILALKEEVVRAIKNVFDPEIPVDVYELGLIYEINILPINNVEIIMTLTSPSCPAAESIPSEIEMNVKAVESVNDVNIELTFDPPYATEMMSEEAKLELGFM
- a CDS encoding BrxA/BrxB family bacilliredoxin, which encodes MYPAELVAPMKAQLTQNGFEDLTSADAVVNHLTDHKGTSLLVINSVCGCAAGTCRPGVLRSLEKSEKKPDNLTTVFAGFDLDATRKAREFTLPFPPSSPAIALFKDGELAHMVERHHIEGRSAEMIADHLEQVYEEFC
- a CDS encoding tyrosine-type recombinase/integrase — encoded protein: MEEVGLILQNTPNLKHKALLTVLYSAGLRVGELLSLKITDIDADHMRIWVREGKGCKDRLTTLSPHLLKLLRLYYQRYRPENYLFEGSAGHQYSSTSVRKVLNRASLKAGIKKKVKPHTLRHSFATHLLEQGTNLRYIQSLLGHGSSKTTEIYTHVSSRNLEDIKSPLDSMVSKSIFER
- a CDS encoding ABC-three component system protein gives rise to the protein MAKNSARNYSQLTIKRLYGLSRNNCAFPSCPVELLSSEDETNFSNICHIEDANPSLHKSDRYNPNMTDDERRDFKNLLLLCPNHHIETNDIEKYTVKVLRDMKRNHESQTKQKLSGKDLIGKHPSALNTVIGHIGTDFFGDNLPDEPITAPNPELKIQFNHVIQYRPIIEEYSAYQGRLSKIYDEIERIGSTKKELVLRNIKKLYLKEKGKYNSFDEIKENADSIFSNVESELWELIDKSDNTNNDLPIEAIEISLLVIMVDAFMRCNILEEPPKA
- a CDS encoding ABC-three component system middle component 6; this encodes MILDRNIHPERDLYFLGGQLIDYLDKYEKEEIDFFDLYIVANKDQSLTMNLYTLVLDWLFILGIIKKGKNGMLQKCF
- a CDS encoding DUF2326 domain-containing protein, yielding MFLENLKIEKRSEIIRDITFRKGINFIVDETPENQNQQSTGNNVGKTTVLRLVDYCFGADGKNIYQDTEFKKQPNTTVENFLKDNEVIISITLVDDISNPTKKVLIRRNFLPRKRKIQEVDGQNIINDKDFEHRLKEVIFNTQVREPRFRQIISKNIRDEKNKMGNIVRVLNSFASNEVYEALFLFWLGIGTDELAEKQRLSDEKKREEQFQRRLKKEGELSLIVQQLSFLNDKIEELEKEKRTFSINENYSTDVDDLNNVKLSLNKASSELSRLEMRKSLITESKEELEKEVTKLDVSHVASLYNKAKSLIPEIQASFEETVRFHNELIVEKLEYITKELPELEQSIKKLRNEILNLRTKEDDLSEKLQKSGVTEDLERIVIDLNKQFERKGNLDEQKRLWESSNEKLSRIDTELISINQGISSKDELIQSRIRDFNKYFSEMSNRLYGEYYLLSSQINDKGYNLIVTNVEGNPSTGKKKGQIAAFDFAYIQFADALEIEHLHFIMHDQLENIHDNQINTIVQVANSLNAQFIVPLLRDKIPENIDVNQYEILSLSQTQKLFKID